One window from the genome of Crassostrea angulata isolate pt1a10 chromosome 2, ASM2561291v2, whole genome shotgun sequence encodes:
- the LOC128170424 gene encoding uncharacterized protein LOC128170424: MDPHRSGQDVLRCDLCEDPGPSMYCDVCHTNLCKSCVGEHLSDELIEHRVVPFRKRGSTLTCTKHSPKICELYCEQCNGPICSLCVSSGDHEQHKKIDIFKHFENKKAEIKEDLQELENNIYPIYQNIASRIPVQRDKVKENSQKLKSDISKHGEILHRKIDALIEKEKKRADGINNKFLVALKKQEYEYANCISEIKQSIVCLRTLLDSNDICLVSSYRLEIDRYRKLPAKPMMAKTIFFPTNVDEKKLSEQMSHARGSILRKEKQGYILKSPDSLSSPPDRTLTDLPQIISNTDIQYENPGKFRSISCLNDEEFWTCGDDNIMRLYNFSGNLVKSIQTKSGRMPRDIAVTKTGDLVYTDPWNFTVNIVKNTQIYDVVRLQKKWTPEYICCSATGDFLVVMFNFDKGEVKVVRYSGSTEKQTIQFDSEGRPLFLIPNDQCGTDCTTYIAENRNLDICVADVHKHAIIVVNRAGELRFRYTSITKPVGIATDSQGRILAADSPNNRIHILDQDGQFLRYIDNCDLYTSTPWSLSVDNDDKLVVLMKDSGSVKKIQYCL, translated from the coding sequence ATGGACCCTCACCGCAGTGGTCAGGACGTGTTACGATGTGATCTCTGTGAGGATCCTGGTCCCTCTATGTACTGTGATGTTTGTCACACAAATCTATGTAAATCATGCGTGGGTGAACATCTCTCTGATGAGTTGATAGAACACAGGGTGGTGCCATTTAGAAAGAGAGGATCCACTCTTACTTGTACAAAGCATTCCCCAAAAATTTGTGAACTTTACTGTGAGCAATGTAATGGCCCAATCTGCTCCCTTTGTGTTTCATCTGGTGACCATGAACAACAcaagaaaattgacatttttaaacattttgaaaacaaaaaagcaGAAATTAAAGAAGATTTACAAGAGTTAGAGAATAACATCTACCCTATTTACCAAAATATTGCATCAAGGATCCCAGTTCAAAGAGACAAGGTGAAAGAAAACtcacaaaaattgaaatcaGACATCAGCAAACATGGTGAAATTTTGCATAGGAAAATAGATGCTTTgatagagaaagaaaaaaaacgagCTGATGGAATAAACAATAAGTTTCTTGTTGccttaaaaaaacaagaatatgAATACGCAAACTGCATTTCGGAAATCAAACAAAGCATAGTATGTTTGAGAACATTACTGGACTCCAATGACATATGTCTTGTCTCCTCATACAGACTCGAAATTGACAGATATAGAAAATTGCCAGCCAAACCTATGATGgcgaaaacaatttttttccctacaaatgttgatgaaaaaaaactttctgAACAAATGAGTCATGCGAGAGGATCGATCCTCAGAAAAGAGAAACAAGGGTATATATTGAAATCTCCAGATTCATTATCTTCTCCCCCAGACAGAACACTCACTGATCTACCCCAAATCATTTCAAACACTGACATTCAGTATGAAAATCCTGGTAAATTCCGCAGTATATCCTGTTTAAATGATGAAGAATTCTGGACTTGTGGCGATGATAATATAATGAGACTATACAATTTTTCTGGAAATCTTGTGAAGTCAATTCAAACCAAGTCAGGAAGAATGCCAAGAGACATAGCAGTAACAAAAACTGGAGATTTAGTTTATACTGATCCGTGGAATTttactgtgaacatagtgaaaaatacacaaatatatGACGTAGTCAGACTACAGAAGAAATGGACACCCGAATACATATGTTGTTCAGCCACTGGTGACTTCCTGGTTGTTATGTTCAACTTTGATAAAGGCGAAGtaaaagttgtgcgttactctggctccacagagaaacaaactaTTCAGTTCGACTCGGAAGGCCGGCctctttttttaattccaaatgATCAATGTGGTACCGATTGCACTACATACATAGCTGAAAATAGAAATTTAGACATATGTGTGGCTGACGTTCATAAACATGCAATTATTGTCGTTAATCGTGCCGGGGAGCTAAGATTTCGGTACACCAGTATCACTAAACCAGTTGGCATCGCTACAGACAGCCAGGGACGAATCCTGGCAGCAGACAGTCCAAACAATCgcatccacatcctggatcaagACGGGCAGTTCCTTCGCTACATTGATAATTGTGACTTATATACTAGTACTCCATGGAGTTTAAGTGTGGACAATGACGATAAACTAGTGGTGTTGATGAAAGACAGTGGTAGTGTGAAGAAGATCCAATATTGTCTGTAA
- the LOC128172556 gene encoding tripartite motif-containing protein 3-like, translating to MCPTMDPRRSGQDVLRCDLCENPGPSMYCDVCHTNLCTACVGEHLSDELIEHRVVPFRKRGSTLTCTNHSPKICELYCETCDGPMCSLCVTSGEHEQHKKIDILKCFENKKAEIKDDLQELENKVYLTYQQLASKIPVQKDKMKENIQKLKSAINEQGELWHRGIDMFIEKLRWRLDKNESNVFSALNRQEDEYTIRISEIKQSIEDLKKLYDSNDVSVVSLYKSKNDRFRRLPAQPVVTLPEFFPHDVNKIRILVKENFGFLSPLSINTEEQGYILKSPGTTSFPLVKTLIDVPRIIANTYIQCLNSNSLHCVCSANNEEFWTCHRDNRIRLYNFHGELVKSFQTKTGNSPVDIAVTKSGDLVYTDLKNLSVNIVKNTEIFEVVILKEWRPFYVCCSSSGDILVVMDNLNGYDSKVVRYSGSTEKQSIQFDGKGQRLYSNLGECPCSCSKNIVENMNLDICVADGHNNAITVVNHAGELRFRYTGIFNPIGIATDSQGRILAVETPENRIHILDQDGQFLRYIDNCGLVAPWGLSVDNDDKLIVLRRDKLIVLRRDSGNVKKIQYCQ from the coding sequence ATGTGCCCAACCATGGACCCTCGTCGCAGTGGTCAAGATGTGTTACGGTGTGATCTCTGTGAGAACCCAGGTCCCTCTATGTACTGTGATGTTTGTCACACAAATCTATGTACAGCATGCGTGGGTGAACATCTCTCTGATGAGTTGATAGAACACAGGGTGGTGCCATTTAGAAAGCGAGGATCCACTCTTACTTGTACAAATCATTCCCCGAAAATTTGTGAACTTTACTGTGAAACATGCGATGGTCCGATGTGTTCACTTTGTGTTACGTCTGGTGAACATGAACAACAcaagaaaattgacattttaaaatgtttcgaAAACAAGAAAGCGGAAATTAAAGACGATTTACAAGAGTTAGAGAATAAAGTCTATCTTACATACCAACAGTTGGCATCTAAGATCCCAGTTcaaaaagacaaaatgaaagaaaacatcCAAAAGTTAAAATCAGCTATCAACGAACAGGGTGAACTTTGGCACAGAGGAATAGATATGTTTATAGAAAAACTTAGATGGCGACttgacaaaaatgaaagtaATGTTTTTTCTGCCTTGAATAGACAGGAAGATGAATACACCATCAGAATTTCTGAAATCAAACAAAGCATAGAAGATTTGAAAAAACTATATGATTCTAACGATGTAAGTGTTGTCTCCTTATACAAATCCAAAAATGATAGATTTAGAAGATTGCCAGCTCAGCCAGTGGTGACACTGCCTGAATTTTTTCCTCATGATGTCAACAAAATAAGAATACtagtaaaagaaaattttggcTTTCTGTCACCGCTTTCCATCAATACTGAAGAACAAGGGTACATATTGAAATCTCCAGGTACAACGTCTTTTCCCTTAGTTAAAACACTTATTgatgtaccaagaatcattgcAAATACCTACATTCAGTGCTTAAATTCTAATAGTTTACACTGTGTATGTAGTGCAAATAATGAAGAATTCTGGACTTGTCATCGTGATAATAGGATAAGGCTCTACAATTTCCATGGAGAACTAGTGAAGTCATTTCAAACCAAGACAGGAAACAGTCCCGttgacatagcagtgacaaaaAGCGGAGATTTAGTTTATACTGATTTAAAAAATCTCAGTGTGAACATAGTAAAGAATACAGAAATATTTGAAGTCGTTATACTAAAAGAATGGAGGCCTTTTTATGTCTGTTGTTCCTCTTCGGGTGATATATTGGTTGTTATGGACAATTTGAATGGATATGATTCAAAAGTTGTACGTTATTCTGGCTCAACCGAAAAACAAAGTATACAGTTTGATGGCAAAGGTCAGCGTCTGTATTCAAATCTTGGTGAATGTCCATGTTCATGTTCTAAAAACATCGTTGAAAATATGAACTTAGACATTTGTGTGGCTGACGGCCACAACAATGCAATCACTGTTGTCAACCATGCCGGTGAACTCAGGTTTCGGTACACGGGAATTTTTAATCCTATCGGCATCGCTACAGACAGCCAGGGGCGGATCCTGGCAGTTGAAACCCCTGAGAATCGTATCCACATCCtagatcaggacggacagttcctccgctacatcgACAACTGTGGCTTAGTGGCTCCGTGGGGTTTAAGTGTGGACAATGACGATAAACTCATAGTGTTGAGGAGAGATAAACTCATAGTGTTGAGGAGAGACAGTGGTAATGTGAAGAAGATTCAATACTGTCAGTGA